A region of Catharus ustulatus isolate bCatUst1 chromosome 9, bCatUst1.pri.v2, whole genome shotgun sequence DNA encodes the following proteins:
- the PTGER3 gene encoding prostaglandin E2 receptor EP3 subtype isoform X2 — protein MSPWQQRSPNASAAGGLGPRANATGRGGERGSAVSVAIPLTMMLTGIVGNALAMLLVSRSYRAKGSRRKRSFLLCIGSLALTDMLGQLLTSPIVISVYLSGRPWPAMDPSGRLCDFFGFSMTVFGLCPLLIASAMAVERALAIRAPHWYASHMSPRATERGLLAIWAAGVAFALLPLAGLGRYALQWPGTWCFISTAGGSAFAAAFAALGLLSLVVTGAGNLATMEALVARCRAKARAAQPGQRWGRIATETLLQLLGIMCVLSACWSPLLVTMLRMVSLTPVPFCPSPGHHAEDGGSDPCPLCPSPGHHAEDGGTDPVSPLSLPRSPC, from the exons ATGAGCCCCTGGCAGCAGCGCTCTCCCAACGCCAGCGCCGCGGGCGGGCTGGGCCCGCGGGCCAACGCCACGGGCCGGGGCGGCGAGCGCGGCAGCGCCGTGTCCGTGGCCATCCCGCTGACCATGATGCTGACCGGCATCGTGGGCAAtgccctggccatgctgctCGTGTCCCGCAGCTACCGCGCCAAGGGCAGCCGTAGGAAGCGCTCGTTCCTGCTGTGCATCGGCTCGCTGGCGCTCACCGACATGCTGGGCCAGCTGCTCACCAGCCCCATCGTCATCTCCGTGTACCTGTCGGGCCGGCCCTGGCCCGCCATGGACCCCTCGGGCCGCCTCTGCGACTTCTTCGGCTTCAGCATGACGGTGTTCGGGCTGTGCCCGCTGCTGATCGCCAGCGCCATGGCCGTGGAGCGGGCTCTGGCCATCCGCGCCCCGCACTGGTACGCCAGCCACATGAGCCCGCGGGCCACCGAGCGCGGCCTGCTCGCCATCTGGGCCGCCGGCGTGGCCTTcgcgctgctgccgctggcCGGGCTGGGCCGCTACGCGCTGCAGTGGCCCGGCACCTGGTGCTTCATCAGCACGGCCGGGGGCAGCGCCTTCGCCGCCGCCTTCGCCGCGCTGGGGCTGCTGTCGCTGGTGGTGACCGGCGCCGGTAACCTGGCCACCATGGAGGCGCTGGTGGCTCGCTGCCGGGCCAAGGCCCGCGCGGCACAGCCCGGCCAGCGCTGGGGCCGCATCGCCACCGAGacgctgctgcagctgctgggcatcATGTGCGTGCTGTCCGCCTGCTGGTCACCGCTGCTG GTCACCATGCTGAGGATGGTGtcactgacccctgtccccttctgtccctccccaggtcACCATGCTGAGGATGGTGGCAGTGACCCCTGTCCCTTGTGTCCCTCCCCAGGTCACCATGCTGAGGATGGTGGCACtgaccctgtgtcccctctgtccctccccaggtcACCATGCTGA
- the PTGER3 gene encoding prostaglandin E2 receptor EP3 subtype isoform X1 — translation MSPWQQRSPNASAAGGLGPRANATGRGGERGSAVSVAIPLTMMLTGIVGNALAMLLVSRSYRAKGSRRKRSFLLCIGSLALTDMLGQLLTSPIVISVYLSGRPWPAMDPSGRLCDFFGFSMTVFGLCPLLIASAMAVERALAIRAPHWYASHMSPRATERGLLAIWAAGVAFALLPLAGLGRYALQWPGTWCFISTAGGSAFAAAFAALGLLSLVVTGAGNLATMEALVARCRAKARAAQPGQRWGRIATETLLQLLGIMCVLSACWSPLLVTMLRLVAQRAAGPCRGDVRRWEWQQQWQQQWQQQWQQECDLSLTAVRLASLNQILDPWVYLLLRRILLRRFCQAASAVSKCSSAECRDRDSASDRAITLSHRTAA, via the exons ATGAGCCCCTGGCAGCAGCGCTCTCCCAACGCCAGCGCCGCGGGCGGGCTGGGCCCGCGGGCCAACGCCACGGGCCGGGGCGGCGAGCGCGGCAGCGCCGTGTCCGTGGCCATCCCGCTGACCATGATGCTGACCGGCATCGTGGGCAAtgccctggccatgctgctCGTGTCCCGCAGCTACCGCGCCAAGGGCAGCCGTAGGAAGCGCTCGTTCCTGCTGTGCATCGGCTCGCTGGCGCTCACCGACATGCTGGGCCAGCTGCTCACCAGCCCCATCGTCATCTCCGTGTACCTGTCGGGCCGGCCCTGGCCCGCCATGGACCCCTCGGGCCGCCTCTGCGACTTCTTCGGCTTCAGCATGACGGTGTTCGGGCTGTGCCCGCTGCTGATCGCCAGCGCCATGGCCGTGGAGCGGGCTCTGGCCATCCGCGCCCCGCACTGGTACGCCAGCCACATGAGCCCGCGGGCCACCGAGCGCGGCCTGCTCGCCATCTGGGCCGCCGGCGTGGCCTTcgcgctgctgccgctggcCGGGCTGGGCCGCTACGCGCTGCAGTGGCCCGGCACCTGGTGCTTCATCAGCACGGCCGGGGGCAGCGCCTTCGCCGCCGCCTTCGCCGCGCTGGGGCTGCTGTCGCTGGTGGTGACCGGCGCCGGTAACCTGGCCACCATGGAGGCGCTGGTGGCTCGCTGCCGGGCCAAGGCCCGCGCGGCACAGCCCGGCCAGCGCTGGGGCCGCATCGCCACCGAGacgctgctgcagctgctgggcatcATGTGCGTGCTGTCCGCCTGCTGGTCACCGCTGCTG GTCACCATGCTGAGGTTGGTGGCGCAGCGGgcggccgggccgtgccggggcGATGTCCGGCGCTGggagtggcagcagcagtggcagcagcagtggcagcagcagtggcagcaggagtgTGACCTGTCCCTGACTGCTGTTCGCCTGGCCTCCCTCAATCAGATCCTGGACCCCTGGGTGTACCTGCTGCTGCGCAGGATCCTGCTGCGCCGCTTCTGCCAGGCGGCCAGCGCCGTGTCCAAGTGCTCCAGCGCcgagtgcagggacagggacagcgccAGCGACAGGGCCATCACCCTGTCCCACCGGACTGCAGCCTGA